The following is a genomic window from Clostridium fungisolvens.
TATAATGATGTATTAATTACTCCTGATTTTGATTGTGGTCTTGATTGGGCAAAGGGACATTACGATTCTATTCATGGTACGATATATGTTCAATGGAAGAAGGAAGAAGGAAAGGTAATTTTACAAGTAGAGATTCCTGTAGGTGTCACTGCACAATTGAAATTAGGAAAAGACATAAAGACAATTGGTAGCGGGAGACATTCATTCGTTTGTTAAGGTGTATTTATATAATTTAAATAAATTGATATTTTGTTATGTCAAGAAGGATTAAAGCATTATTTAAAGAGGTGAGAGAAAGTGTTGAAACCTATAAATTTAAAAACAGAATTGATGAATAATCCAATTGGAATTACAATAAAGCAACCTAAGCTTAGTTGGAGTCTTATAAGCGACTCAAATAAAAAGTATCAGAAACAGAGTGCTTTTCAGATTATTGCTGCAGAGAGTGAGGAGAACCTACGGAAAGAAATTTATATATGGAATAGTGGAAAGGTATTCAGTGATAATATCTGCCATATTCCTTATGAACCAGATCTACAAAGTAGGAGTCGTATTTACTGGTGTGTAAAGGTTTGGGATCAGGATGGACAAGAGAGTGATTATAGTGATATAGGCTACTTTGAAACAGGATTATTTGGAAAGGAAGATTGGAGTGCAAAATGGATTAATCCAGAGCTTGAAACAAATCCTGAAAAAAGATATCCAGCATCTTATGTAAGAAAAGATTTTAAAGTTGAAGGAAAATTGAAGGAAGCAAAATTATATGCTACTGCTTGTGGCCTTTATGAATGTTATATAAATGGTAAACGTGTAGGGAACCAAGTGCTGACTCCAGGGACAACTCAATATAATAAGCGTTTACAAGTTCAAACTTATGATGTGAAAGATTATATTTTTGATGGAGATAATGCTGTTGGTGTAGTACTTGGTGATGGATGGTTTAGAGGTATGAATGGAATGAATCGTAAAAGAAATATTTATGGTGATAACATAGCTCTGCTATTACAGCTAGAATTAGTTTATGAAAATGGAGTAAGAAAAACAGTAATCAGTGATGCTTCATGGAAAGCTTCTCAAGGAGGTTTTATAAGGTTTAATGATGTGCAGCAAGGTGAAACTTATGATGCCAATTTTTATTTAGGAAAGTGGTCAGAGTCATATTATGATGATTCAAGTTGGCATGGAGTACTTGAGTATAGATGGGATAATAGTACATTAATTGGTTCAAACAGTGTTCCTATTACTGAACATGAACAATTTAAACCTAAGATTCTTTCCACACCAAATGGAGAAACAGTATTAGATTTTGGACAAAATATGTCTGGGTATGTGTCTTTCGATATAAAAGGAAGCAAAGAAATAAAAGGAACTTGTATAACACTGATTCATGGAGAAGCATTGGATGAGGATGGAAACTTTACACTTAAGCATCTAGAACCTTTATCTGAAAAAAAGCCACATATGAAGCAAGAAGTAAACTATATTGTTTCTGAAAAAGCTAATCAATATTATAAAACTTCTATGACAGTGTTCGGGTTTAGATATGTTCTATTAAAAAATTGGCCTTATGAACCATTTCCGGAAGACTTTACTGCATATGCTGTGTATTCAGATGTTTCAGAAACTGGTAGTTTTACGTGCTCAGATGAGTTGATAAATAAACTAGTTTTAAATACAAAGTGGAGTCAAAAATCAAACTTTGTTGATGTACCTACAGATTGTCCTACAAGAGAACGATCTGGGTATACTGGAGATGCACAGGTATATGTTGAGACTGGAACTATGCTTATGGATGGGTTACAGTTTTTTAGAAAATGGCTGGCAGATTTACGTGCTACCCAATCGCCAAATGGTAAAATTGCTAATATAGCACCTATGCCAGATAAAAAGTTTTCGTTCTTTGATGGAAGTGCAGGTTGGGGAGATGCAATTGTTATTATTCCCTATAAGTTGTACAAGCAGTATGGAGATACTCAAGTTTTAAAGGAAAATTATGATTCGATGAAAGCTTGGGTTGACTTTGAGTTAGGAGAAGCTCAAAAGTCACATCTTTTACGAAAATTTTCTAGAAACAGATATAAAAAATATTTATGGGATACTGGATTCCATTGGGGAGAATGGTTGGAACCTGGTCAAACAAATGCATACATTTCTAATATTGTTTTTTTTGGATGTCCAGAGACTGCGACGGCATATATGCATTATTCTTGTAAATTATTAGCAGAAGTAAGCGAGATATTAGGATATAAGGAAAATGCTAAAAAATATGCAAAAGCAGCTGAAAATTCAAAGAAAGCGTACCAGTATGAATTTTTAAGAAATAATATAAATTCGGAGAGACAGTGCTTGTATGTTCGCCCATTAATGTTTGGACTTCTAGAAAAAGAGGATGAACAAAAGGTCGCTGATAATTTAAATTCATTAGTTATCAAAAACAACTATCACATTAATACTGGATTTTTATCAACGCCTTTCATATGTGAAGTGCTTGAGCGTTACGGATATTTAGATACAGCTTACCGTTTGCTTGAACAGAAAACTATTCCAAGCTGGTTGTATGCAGTGACAAAAGGAGCAACAACTATTTGGGAATGCTGGGATGGAGTCAATGAAGAAGGAAAACCGAAAAATTCAATGAATCACTATGCATATGGAGCTATTATTGGATGGCTGTTCCGTTCCGTGGCTGGAATAAAAGAACCAGTCGATGGATATAAGAAATTCACTGTTGCTCCTAAACCAGGAGGATCCTTGACTAGAGCTGAAGCAACTTATAATTCTATAAATGGTCAGATTAAAAGTAAGTGGGAATATATTGACAATAAATTGCATGTTCAAGTAGATGTGCCTGTTAATACGGAAGCCACCATAATTTTGCCAGTTGATTTGATAGAAAAGGTGGTAGAATTTCCTAATGACTGTAATCTAGAAATACAAAATAATAGTGTTTATTGTAAGGTTGGTTCAGGATATTATAGTTTTCTAATAGATAAGAGGAACTATTAGGAGCACTAAATTATAAAAGAAGAGATAATCAAATTAATCTATGTAAAAGTGACTCAATGAAAATAAAAGTAAATGAGGTGTAAATTGAATGGCAAGTCTTCGAATGAAGTTTTTTATAAAAATGTTGATGAAAACTAAAGAAATATACGATCCTAATTTTCCAAAGGATTACAGAGGGCAACGAGATAAGAATGATGCAAGAGCTGCAAAACTAAAAATAAAAAAAGATATATCGATTGAACAATATAAAGTAAACGAAATCCCTATTGAAATTTTAAGTCCGCAAAAAACTTTAAATGATAATATAATCTATTATATTCACGGTGGTGGATTTAATAATGGTTCTTTAATAAGTGCGAGGCCATTTGCAGCAGAACTTGCACATAACCTAAACACAAAAGTTATTTCGATTCAATATAAACTTGCACCAGAGTATAAGTATCCAACTCAACTTGAAGAATGTATGACAATTTATAAGTGGATTAAAGATGGAATAGCTAAAAATAGCAAAATAATTATACTTGGAGATTCGGCAGGAGGTAATCTTGCACTGGCACTTACACACTATATTATTGATGAAAAAATGAGAAAACCTGAAGCAATATGTGTTATATCACCACCAACTGATTTTAGTGGAAATCTGGCATCAAGAAAAGAGAAAGAAAAAGTAGACTGTATTATATCTAGAAACTTTGATTTGGAAATCAGAAATACTTATATTGGAACTGCTGATTTAAATAATCCTTATATATCTCCTATAAACGGAAGCTTTGTGGATTTTCCACCACTTAGGATAGATGTAGGAACTGAGGAAATGCTACTTGATGATTCTTTATTGTTGGAAAAGAAGGTGAAAAGTGCTGGAGGATATGTTGAGACTCATGTATGGGATGGTCTTTGTCATGTTTTTCCGCTATTCCCGATACCTGAAAAGAAAAAATATTATAGTGAATTGAAAGCATTTATACGACGCTTTTCATAAAATTAATAAATATGATTTTATTAGAACTAACATTTTAGAATAATAAATTAACTCTAAAATCATTAAGTAAGGTGATTTAATTGCACAATATTTTTAGCAATTTAAATCACCTTACTTAAATTCTGAAGAAAATATATAAATATGTATAACGGTTAAGTATGTTTATGATTTAATCTAAATTCTTTAGGAGTTACTCCTGTAAATTTCTTAAACACTTTTGTAAAATGACTTTGATCTATGAAACCTAAAGTAGTGTAAATATCTGATAGGGATTCATCGGAAGTAAGTATCATTTTCTTTGCTAACTCAATTCGTTCACTTTGAATATAGTCACTAATAGTCAATCCAATTTCTTTTTTAAATAAGTGAGATAGATAACTTCGATTCATACCAGTAGCTTCAGCGATATCTGATAAAGAAAGTTTATCTAATAAATGTTCAAAAATGTAGTTTTTACACTTTATGATTGGAGTAGAATGAGTGGCAGTAGCTATTTTTACTCTCTCTGCAAAATCAATAAACATTTTAGGATAAAGGTTTAAGATATCTTTTATGCTACTTTCTTCCTCTACAATATGAATATAATAATCCCCTAAGCTTAGAGCTAATTCCCAATCAAGTCCACCTTCAATAGCTGCGTGGGAAACTAGTGGAATAAAAGATATAAAGAGGTTTTTTTGATCTCTAAGTGGATTTTTGTAAGGTTTTCCATACTTTTCAGCAGGTCTTTTTTCTAGAAACTCTATTAATTTATCTTTATTCCCTTCTTTTATATAATTAAGTAGCTCAAACTCATATTTAGGCGAGTGATGAGAAAAACCATTTTTTATATTTTCTAGCATATAGCTTTCAAAATCTTGCTTTCTTTCAGTTGTTGAAAATGAATATTTTATCTGAGAAAAAGATTTATCATAAATATCTGCGTTTTCTGTCAAAGTTACTATACTCAACTGCTCATGGTATATAAAATAATGAAAGATTGAACAAGCGTTTATTAGAGTATCATAGCTTATTACTGCCATGCGCTGGTAGTAATAAAGCAAATCCTTTCTATGCTTAACTTGAATGTTTAAATTCTTTATAAGATCATCGATAGCTTCTATATTTATTTCAGAAAAAAGACAAGGCCCTATAATAATAGTTCCTATAAATTTATGATCATCACGAATAACTACAAAGGCATAATTCTCAAAAAATTTTGTGGAATTTGTAAAAACAGTAGTTGTTTCTTCAATACTATCTAAGAATTGTTCATATAGAGTTAAATAATCTGGATAAAGTGGGTTTGATATGTATTCATCTGGAAATTGGAGAATACTCTCACCTTTACTGTCTAAGAAAGTTATAGGAACTCGAAGCATTCCAAATATATTACTGCACATATATTTCAAATCATCTATTAATACCATAGATTTATCTGCTAATTCCATTACATAGTCTCCTTCTAAGCAATACTTTATTTAAAGTAAGGTAATTATAGCATAACTAATAAAAAATAGTACATTTATTAAAAAGTTAAAAGTTTTATTTGTAAAACGATTATAAGTACAAAAAACTAAAGATAATACAATTATTTTGATTCTTAAAGTATTAATATAAAGCCAAGTCAATATTGTACTTAAATAATGAAAGGTAATTCACTTATGCAGTACCTAAAGGAAGAAGTAAGGTTAGAAATAATGAAAGCTGCTTTAGAAGAGTTTAAGCAGAATGGCTTTGAGAAAGCCTCTATGAAAAATATATCTCTAAATGCAGGTGTAGCTATAGGGAATATTTATAGGTATTTTAAGAATAAAGAAGAGTTATTTAATGCCATTGTAGAGCCTGTTCATAGTTATATTACTGCCGTAATATTTAATAAGTTTTTACCCACTTCGTCGGATGTAGATGTGAATTTTAATCTGATCGATATAGTAGATAGAACAATGAAAGTAGATTTAAGCTATAGCACGGAACTTATGATTATGATGTACAAGAGCAAGGGAACAGGTTATGAAAATGCAAAGGATGATTTAATAAAACTAGTGAATATAAGGTTAAAATCTGAGTATTTAGATTTATTCGCAAAACAAGGGCTTGATAATTGTGACCAGTTTTTATATGTATTTGCCACCATTTTAATAGATGGAATGTTTACAATTCTAGCAAGCACTGAAAACGTAGAGGAAAAAAGAAAACTTATTAATCAACTACTGGTTTTTTATTTTAACAAATTGGATGAAAGATTCATTTAATTTCAATAAATTAAGTCAAATAAATTAAAGCTGTAGAAATAGGAGTGAAGAATTATGAAGAATAAAAAGACAATTTTTTTAACTGGCGCATCAGGAAATATGGGACATCAAGGCTTTAAACAGTTACTAGATAGAAGAGATAAATTTAATATAGTAGCATTGGTTTTACCGACACAGAGAGATAAGCAAATAATGTCAGTGTATGAAAATGAACCAGGAGTAAAGATAGTATGGGGAGATTTAACCAATTATAATGATGTACTAGAATGCGTCCAAGGCTCTGATTATGTACTTCATGTCGGTGGTATGGTTTCCCCTGCAGCAGACTATCTTCCTACGGTTACTACAAAGGTAAACATCGGAGCAGTTAAAAATATAATAAGAGCAATAAAAGCTCAAAAAGATCCTGATAAAATTAAGCTAGTTTACATAGGAACAATTGCTGAAACAGGTGACAGAAATCCTCCAGTACACTGGGGGAGAACTGGAGATCCAATAAAAATTAGTGTATATGATAACTATGCTATAACAAAGACTATAGCCGAAAGGGAAGTAATAGAATCAGGGCTTAAATACTGGGTGTCTTTAAGACAAACAGGAGTATTATACCCTGCTATGTTAAACAATCTAGATCCAATAATGTTCCATGAACCAGTGCAAGGTGTATTTGAGTGGGCTACAGCAAAGGATTCAGGAAGACTTTTAGCTAATGTTTGTGAAGAAGATGTACCAGAAGAGTTTTGGAGAAGAGTTTATAATATTGGCGGGGGAGAAAAGTACAGAACAACAAACTATGAATTTATGCAAAAGAGCTTTAAAGCGTTAGGGATGGAATTCGAAAAGGTTGTTGATTTAAATTGGTTTGCAACAAGAAACTTCCACGGACAATGGTATGAAGATTCAGATGTACTTGAAGAATATCTTCACTTTAGAAGTGGTTCTGCAGACGAATTTATTGCAGAACTAGGTAAGAAGGCACCATTTAAGATGAAACTGGCGAAGTTTGTACCATCAGGGATAATTAAGAAGTTTATAATTGAGCCTGTGGCAAACAAAGAGATTGGAACCATGTATTGGATGAAACACGATGTTAAGGATAGAATAACTTCTTTCTTCGGTTCAAAAGAAAAATGGCAGGCCATACCAACCTGGAAAGAATATAAGTATGTTGAACCTTCAAGAACTCCAAGAAGATTAAATCATGGATATGATGAAAGTAAACCTAAATCAGAACTGGACATAAACGATATGAGACAAGCTGCTAAATTTAGAGGTGGAAAATGTTTGTCACATACTATGGTGAAGGGAGATTTATATACAAAGCTTAAATGGCAATGTGCTTTTGCCCATGAATTTGAAGCAAGTCCTGCTTTGGTTTTATTAGGAGGACATTGGTGTCCAGATTGTCTTCCAGCACCATGGAATTATGATGAAGAAGCAAAGAGAAATCCATTCTTTGCACAAGTATGGTATCCACTGCATGACAAAGATGAAGCTAATTACTATGATGCAAGTATTATAAAGGATATGAAAAGAGACTAAGACTCAATAAACCCCAAGAGTGATTGGATATGAAGACACTTTTTGGGGTTCATTTTATTAGCATTTCAAATGCATTAATTTTAACTTTACGCCGTTCTACCTCCAAAAATCATTTATCTTAGTAGCGAATGCATATAGTATTTCCAAAGGAATGCTTTAGTTTCAACAATAATATTAAACAAATCCTAATTTATAAGATGATAAGTACAAAAAACTATAAATCATACAATTAATAATTTTTGTAAACCTTTATAATTTTAAATTATATTCTATCAATTCGGGGGAAATTATGAAACATAAAAAAATTATCGAAAGAATGAGCTTAGAAGAAAAAATAGCATTATGTTCTGGAAAATCCTTTTGGGAGACGCAGGAATTTTCGCAGTATGGTATTAAGTCTTTATTTTTGTCAGATGGTCCTCATGGACTGAGAAAGCAAGTTGGTGAAAGTGATCATCTAGGCCTTAATGCAAGTATTGCTACAACATGTTTTCCTACAGCAAGTGCAGCTGCTGCAACTTGGGATGTTGATCTTATTCGTGAAATGGGAGATGCAATTGGAAAAGAAGCTGTAAAAGAAGATATTAATATAGTATTAGGGCCAGGGGTAAATATGAAAAGGAACCCTTTATGTGGTCGTAATTTTGAGTATTTCAGTGAAGACCCATTTTTGTCGGGAAAGATTGGAGCAGCATGGATACAGGGAGTGCAAAGTAATGGGGTTGGTACTTCTCTAAAGCATTTTGCATTGAATAATCAAGAACTTAAGAGGATGAGCACTAACGTATTAGTTGATGAGCGTGCACTTAGAGAATATTACTTGCCTGCTTTTGAGACAGCAGTTAAGGAAGCAAAACCTACTACGGTTATGTGTGCCTACAATAAAGTTGAAGGTACTTATTGTAGTGATAACAAAAGACTCCTTTCAGATATTCTTCGTGAAGAATGGGGATTTGATGGAGCTGTTATAACTGACTGGGGAGCTATGAACAATCGTATAGATGGATTTAAAGCCGGACTGGATTTGGAGATGCCAGGAAGCAAAGGCCGCTTCGATAAAGAGGTTAAGAAGGCAGTTGAAGATGGACTGTTAGATGAGAGGTATATTGATCAAGCAGTAGATCGTTTATTAACTCTTATAGAAAGAACAACAAAGGGAAATAAAGAATCAGTGACAAAAGAACTTCATGATAAAAATCATAAATTAGCTCGTAGGATTGCCGCAGCTGGTGGAATTCTTTTGAAAAATGACGATAAGCTTCTTCCTTTAAAAGATGATTCAGAAGTTACTATAATAGGAGAACTAGCTAAAATTCCAAGATATCAAGGAAATGGATCCTCTTTAGTAACACCAACAAAACTAAGTAGCTTACTTGATGGAATTAGAGAGTATGCTGGAAAGAATAGATTTTTTTCTGGATACAGTCTAAAGGATGTAGAGGATGATGCTTTGTTAAAAGAAGCAGTTGAAGCTGCAAGAACATCAAATACAGTAGTTTTATGCATAGGCCTCACTGATATCTATGAGAGTG
Proteins encoded in this region:
- a CDS encoding alpha-L-rhamnosidase, whose translation is MLKPINLKTELMNNPIGITIKQPKLSWSLISDSNKKYQKQSAFQIIAAESEENLRKEIYIWNSGKVFSDNICHIPYEPDLQSRSRIYWCVKVWDQDGQESDYSDIGYFETGLFGKEDWSAKWINPELETNPEKRYPASYVRKDFKVEGKLKEAKLYATACGLYECYINGKRVGNQVLTPGTTQYNKRLQVQTYDVKDYIFDGDNAVGVVLGDGWFRGMNGMNRKRNIYGDNIALLLQLELVYENGVRKTVISDASWKASQGGFIRFNDVQQGETYDANFYLGKWSESYYDDSSWHGVLEYRWDNSTLIGSNSVPITEHEQFKPKILSTPNGETVLDFGQNMSGYVSFDIKGSKEIKGTCITLIHGEALDEDGNFTLKHLEPLSEKKPHMKQEVNYIVSEKANQYYKTSMTVFGFRYVLLKNWPYEPFPEDFTAYAVYSDVSETGSFTCSDELINKLVLNTKWSQKSNFVDVPTDCPTRERSGYTGDAQVYVETGTMLMDGLQFFRKWLADLRATQSPNGKIANIAPMPDKKFSFFDGSAGWGDAIVIIPYKLYKQYGDTQVLKENYDSMKAWVDFELGEAQKSHLLRKFSRNRYKKYLWDTGFHWGEWLEPGQTNAYISNIVFFGCPETATAYMHYSCKLLAEVSEILGYKENAKKYAKAAENSKKAYQYEFLRNNINSERQCLYVRPLMFGLLEKEDEQKVADNLNSLVIKNNYHINTGFLSTPFICEVLERYGYLDTAYRLLEQKTIPSWLYAVTKGATTIWECWDGVNEEGKPKNSMNHYAYGAIIGWLFRSVAGIKEPVDGYKKFTVAPKPGGSLTRAEATYNSINGQIKSKWEYIDNKLHVQVDVPVNTEATIILPVDLIEKVVEFPNDCNLEIQNNSVYCKVGSGYYSFLIDKRNY
- a CDS encoding alpha/beta hydrolase — protein: MASLRMKFFIKMLMKTKEIYDPNFPKDYRGQRDKNDARAAKLKIKKDISIEQYKVNEIPIEILSPQKTLNDNIIYYIHGGGFNNGSLISARPFAAELAHNLNTKVISIQYKLAPEYKYPTQLEECMTIYKWIKDGIAKNSKIIILGDSAGGNLALALTHYIIDEKMRKPEAICVISPPTDFSGNLASRKEKEKVDCIISRNFDLEIRNTYIGTADLNNPYISPINGSFVDFPPLRIDVGTEEMLLDDSLLLEKKVKSAGGYVETHVWDGLCHVFPLFPIPEKKKYYSELKAFIRRFS
- a CDS encoding AraC family transcriptional regulator, which produces MELADKSMVLIDDLKYMCSNIFGMLRVPITFLDSKGESILQFPDEYISNPLYPDYLTLYEQFLDSIEETTTVFTNSTKFFENYAFVVIRDDHKFIGTIIIGPCLFSEINIEAIDDLIKNLNIQVKHRKDLLYYYQRMAVISYDTLINACSIFHYFIYHEQLSIVTLTENADIYDKSFSQIKYSFSTTERKQDFESYMLENIKNGFSHHSPKYEFELLNYIKEGNKDKLIEFLEKRPAEKYGKPYKNPLRDQKNLFISFIPLVSHAAIEGGLDWELALSLGDYYIHIVEEESSIKDILNLYPKMFIDFAERVKIATATHSTPIIKCKNYIFEHLLDKLSLSDIAEATGMNRSYLSHLFKKEIGLTISDYIQSERIELAKKMILTSDESLSDIYTTLGFIDQSHFTKVFKKFTGVTPKEFRLNHKHT
- a CDS encoding TetR/AcrR family transcriptional regulator, coding for MQYLKEEVRLEIMKAALEEFKQNGFEKASMKNISLNAGVAIGNIYRYFKNKEELFNAIVEPVHSYITAVIFNKFLPTSSDVDVNFNLIDIVDRTMKVDLSYSTELMIMMYKSKGTGYENAKDDLIKLVNIRLKSEYLDLFAKQGLDNCDQFLYVFATILIDGMFTILASTENVEEKRKLINQLLVFYFNKLDERFI
- a CDS encoding NAD-dependent epimerase/dehydratase family protein translates to MKNKKTIFLTGASGNMGHQGFKQLLDRRDKFNIVALVLPTQRDKQIMSVYENEPGVKIVWGDLTNYNDVLECVQGSDYVLHVGGMVSPAADYLPTVTTKVNIGAVKNIIRAIKAQKDPDKIKLVYIGTIAETGDRNPPVHWGRTGDPIKISVYDNYAITKTIAEREVIESGLKYWVSLRQTGVLYPAMLNNLDPIMFHEPVQGVFEWATAKDSGRLLANVCEEDVPEEFWRRVYNIGGGEKYRTTNYEFMQKSFKALGMEFEKVVDLNWFATRNFHGQWYEDSDVLEEYLHFRSGSADEFIAELGKKAPFKMKLAKFVPSGIIKKFIIEPVANKEIGTMYWMKHDVKDRITSFFGSKEKWQAIPTWKEYKYVEPSRTPRRLNHGYDESKPKSELDINDMRQAAKFRGGKCLSHTMVKGDLYTKLKWQCAFAHEFEASPALVLLGGHWCPDCLPAPWNYDEEAKRNPFFAQVWYPLHDKDEANYYDASIIKDMKRD
- a CDS encoding glycoside hydrolase family 3 C-terminal domain-containing protein, with translation MKHKKIIERMSLEEKIALCSGKSFWETQEFSQYGIKSLFLSDGPHGLRKQVGESDHLGLNASIATTCFPTASAAAATWDVDLIREMGDAIGKEAVKEDINIVLGPGVNMKRNPLCGRNFEYFSEDPFLSGKIGAAWIQGVQSNGVGTSLKHFALNNQELKRMSTNVLVDERALREYYLPAFETAVKEAKPTTVMCAYNKVEGTYCSDNKRLLSDILREEWGFDGAVITDWGAMNNRIDGFKAGLDLEMPGSKGRFDKEVKKAVEDGLLDERYIDQAVDRLLTLIERTTKGNKESVTKELHDKNHKLARRIAAAGGILLKNDDKLLPLKDDSEVTIIGELAKIPRYQGNGSSLVTPTKLSSLLDGIREYAGKNRFFSGYSLKDVEDDALLKEAVEAARTSNTVVLCIGLTDIYESEGFDREHMRIPANQIKLIEAVAEVNENIIVIIVGGSAIEMPWAAKVQAILHMQLSGQAGGLAAADIVFGKVNPSGKLTETYPFIYEDVVSSTYFNKNPKQGAYFESMYCGYRYFETAKVPVRYPFGFGLSYTEFKYSNLQVKKLGLYDVEVTANVENVGEFDGAEVVQLYVAASTGGVYRPSKELKGFAKVQLEKGESKQVRFNLDKRSFAVYDQDKKDWIIEEGIYALQIGASIKDIRLEKHIELEGEKPVRKNCSTWYYSLSGIPSRKDFVTIYHNYEDYVPQIKGTYDMTSSIKEMKETSLICKIMYKDMEKIIAKNNGGKVDYTNPGFRMLMDSASDNPMKSMPLFSPDSMPLNVAEFFVEAANGHMIKGFRKIIKSNKNK